A segment of the Sphingobacterium oryzagri genome:
GCAATGGCCGGATTCACGATGGAGAAATTCAGCAACTATCTGCTTCAAGGCTCACGCTATGCCGTTCCGAGCAGCCATCCTGATTTGCGCTATCTAAACGCAGGAACGGAAGAAGAAAGAGCTTCCGGAACGGACACTTACCGAACATTGACCTCTATCCTTGGTCGTGCAACATACAACTATGACGCGCGATACTATCTGACAGCGACCTTCCGGCGAGATGGGTCTTCGGCATTTCCCCGCGGAAACCAGTTCGCCAATTTCCCGTCTTTATCGGCCGCATGGCGGTTAGGCAACGAATCGTTTATGCAAAATCAAACGATTTTTCAAGATGTGAAGCTTCGCGCAGGCTGGGGCCGTGTAGGAAACCAGTCTGTTACCGGACCCGGACTTTACATCAACCTTATTGGCCCGGCCGATTATGTTTTCGGTCCTGATGCAACCCGTTATGTCGGTACCGCCGTAAGTCAAGTCGGCAATACCTTACTGACCTGGGAAACGGTAGAGGATGTCAACTTGGGTTTAGATTTGACATTTTTGAAAAACAAGATGACTTTGACGGTAGACTGGTTTCGCAAGCGTAACCACGACATGCTGATGGAACGCAACAATCTACTGGTGCTGGGCTATCCAATGTGGGACGCAAGAATGTGGGCAAATATCGGGAGCATGCAAGCACAAGGCTGGGAACTCGCTTTAAACTATGCCGACCGAAAAGAAAGCTTCAACTACGAGTTTGGTGTTAACATTACCGCAGTCAAAAGCACTGCCCTGGAACTAGCGATGGGCGCGCCTATTTTAACGGGATCTGTTTACAATGATCTGGCTATACGCAATGTACCTGGCCAGGAGATCAGCCGTTTTTACGGCTATCAGATAGACGGTGTTTTCCAAAATATGGAGCAGGTGCTTAATCACACCGGAAATGACGGCACGCGCGTACAACCTAACGCCCAACCTGGCGATTTCATTTTTAGAGACAGCAATGGAGACGGCATATTGAACGAACAGGACAAGGTGTTTATGGGCAAAGCTTTCCCAGATTTTACGTTTGGATTTAACACCCGGTTGGGTTACAAAAACTTCGACCTGATCGCCAATTTCTACGGTTCGGTCGGAAATGATATTCTCAATTTACCAAAGGTTGGATTTTATTCCGGTGAAAACGGCCAAAATGTGTACGCCGATGCGTATGAAAAAGCCTGGAATGGCGAGGGAACGAGCAATACTTACGCCAGATTATCGGTGAATGATCTTAACAATAACTATCGCGTGCCATCCAGCTTTATGGTGGAAGATGGTAGCTTCTTACGTGCAAAATTATTGCAACTCGGGTACACCTTGCCGTCTTCTATTTGGGCAAAAGGACAACTTCGCGTGTCCGTTTCGGCACAGAATGCCTTTACCATTACGAATTATTCCGGTTTAGACCCGGAAGTAGCCTCAACAGGGACCGCGTTGGAATCGGGTATTGACCGTCTAGGCTATCCCAATCCCCGGACTTTTCTGTTCGGTGTAAACCTCACATTTTAATCACCGCTTTTACAAAAATAAAAGATGAAAAAGATCTTAATCACTTTATCAATAGCTACAGGCGCTCTATTTTTCTCCGGATGTGAGAAGTTTTTGGACCGACCTGCATTGGGACAAGAAAACCTGGATACCTATTACCAAACGGAAGAAGAGGTATTGAAACAAATTGCCGGATGTTACCAGGGAATATTTTGGGATGACTGGTGGCAGGTCGCTCAGTTTTATCCGGCTACAGACATGGCTACCGATGACATGTGGATGAACAACACCACGCAAAGTCAGGCCGCGTATATTCGCATGGCACATTATCAAAATCCAAATCAGGATGACCTGTTAAAAAATTATTGGCAGTATCGCTACAAAGCTATATTACGCAGCAACGTGGTGTTAGACCGCATGCCACAGTCACCCATCACAAACGAAAATCTACGTGCTCGTGTCATTGCAGAAGCACGATTCTTACGTGCTTTTCAATACTTCGAGTTGGTGAAGAATTTTGGCGGCGTTCCTCTCGTTACCGAAATGCTGATGCCCGAGGAAATACAGGGCGTGACGCGCAATACGCTGGAAGAATGTTATGCTTTTATCGAAGAAGATTTACGGGCTGCGGCCGAGGTTTTGCCAGCACGTAGCGCTTACGCCGCGGCCGATTTAGGTCGTGCAACCCGCGATGCCGCACGAGCGTACCTGGGCAAGGTTTACCTGTATCAAAATAAAATGGCCGAGGCAGAAAGTATACTCGGTCAAGTGATCGCTTCAGGTGAGTACGATCTGTTGGATAACTTTGATAAGGTTTGGACGATCGCAAACAACAATAGCATCGAATCCCTTTTCGAAGTGCAGTATAGCGACGTTACCGGCTATAATCTTGGAGGTCGCCTACCTGTGGTCACCGGATCACGTGATGACAGCGGTTGGTCTTGGAGCGGCCCAACGAGCGATCTGGAAAACGCTTTTTTGGCAGCTGGCGATAATATCCGCTTACGATCGACCATCATAAAACACGGCGATGATGTGTGGAATGATGCTTCGGAATCGGCACAGAATTTTGTGATCGATCCTGCCAAGCACAAATCCGCAAGAATCAATCGAAAATTCTACATTCCACATGCCGAGCGTGCCGTTCCTTACGACGCCAATCGTAACAAGTTAAACCATCGTTTGTTGCGTTTTGCCGATGTGCTGTTGATGTATGCCGAAGCGGCTAATGCAACGGGTAAAGACAGTGAAGCACGTACCGCATTAAACCGCGTTCGCGACCGCGTTGATTTGCCCGCGATCAACGCCAGCGGCAATGCGCTTCGCCAAGCTATTCGCAATGAGCGCCGGTTGGAATTAGCGCTTGAACACCAACGCCTGTATGACATCAGACGCTGGGATGATACCAACGGAAAGAAAGTGATTGCCAATCTATTTGGTCCAAGTGGCTCTTTTGTGCTGTATAACACGGTGACAAGCAGTGATCCTTACGAACGTCCAAACCAGCAAGAAAATAGCAACAAAGGAACATCATTTGTCGAAAATCGGGATTTGCTATTTCCGATACCTAACTCGGAGATCATCCTTTCGGAAGGCACCTTAGTTCAAAATCCTAACTTCTAAAAAGATCTACACGATGAACACAAAAGCAATAACATATATGTGTGTAATCGTAGCTGCCACATTCTTCGCTTGTCAGAAGGATGTGCAGCCTACGATAGCGCCTTCCAAAAAGCCACAGCTAAATGACAGCGACGTTTTAATCGACACAAAAACAACCTATCAACAAATCGAAAGTTTTATGGCATCTGATGCCTGGATGCCCAATATCGTCGGAACTTACTGGGATGAGAATACGAAATCAGCCATTGCCGAACTCCTGTTTTCCAAAGAAGTCGCTAACGGCACGCCTAAAGGAATCGGGTTATCGGGCTGGCGCTTTTTACTGGGCGGCGGTTCGTTCAATCAAGGTAGCAACAGCGGAATAGCATTGGTGGATCGCAGATCAGAGTCATTTATGGACCCGCAAACTGGCGCCATCGATTGGACCAAACAAAAAGGTCAATTGTATTTTTTGGACAAAGCAAAAACCTATGGT
Coding sequences within it:
- a CDS encoding SusC/RagA family TonB-linked outer membrane protein translates to MKKYVMLGLLLAPAISWAQQQTLIKGTVKDSNGATISGATVATKRGNTNTLTANNGTYQINASGSDTLVYSFVGYKTQQFAVDNRTLIDVLLESLSADLEEVVVVGYGTVRKSDLTSSITSVKGKDLKDFTAGSALNALQGKANGVQIAGAGGPGASPRVIIRGITSVNGSDPLYVVDNVPLPPGTNLNFLNPEEIESMEVLKDASASAIFGTRASNGVIIVTTKKGKAGNTILSFSGSTGIQTVAKPNMANASVFEQVYKARYANDGNAPIWNTDDNLDASYGTDWWEQGVNPTAMMHNSNVGFQGGSEKHVFSGNVGYFRQNSQYDIGSWDRLSIRLNNEYTLAPSVKLGIDMAPRYETWTNTPNLYGDIMRMDPTTSVFRPMDEWQTNVFNNYARSNHNQVWNPMGTMARMDEKTQLFALIMTPHLTITPMKGLTARTQFNVNGRIQSSHNFDPEFFIDNLEQGQRSFIQRNNDMNVDWNWTNTLSYLFDIEKHHFSAMAGFTMEKFSNYLLQGSRYAVPSSHPDLRYLNAGTEEERASGTDTYRTLTSILGRATYNYDARYYLTATFRRDGSSAFPRGNQFANFPSLSAAWRLGNESFMQNQTIFQDVKLRAGWGRVGNQSVTGPGLYINLIGPADYVFGPDATRYVGTAVSQVGNTLLTWETVEDVNLGLDLTFLKNKMTLTVDWFRKRNHDMLMERNNLLVLGYPMWDARMWANIGSMQAQGWELALNYADRKESFNYEFGVNITAVKSTALELAMGAPILTGSVYNDLAIRNVPGQEISRFYGYQIDGVFQNMEQVLNHTGNDGTRVQPNAQPGDFIFRDSNGDGILNEQDKVFMGKAFPDFTFGFNTRLGYKNFDLIANFYGSVGNDILNLPKVGFYSGENGQNVYADAYEKAWNGEGTSNTYARLSVNDLNNNYRVPSSFMVEDGSFLRAKLLQLGYTLPSSIWAKGQLRVSVSAQNAFTITNYSGLDPEVASTGTALESGIDRLGYPNPRTFLFGVNLTF
- a CDS encoding RagB/SusD family nutrient uptake outer membrane protein, with translation MKKILITLSIATGALFFSGCEKFLDRPALGQENLDTYYQTEEEVLKQIAGCYQGIFWDDWWQVAQFYPATDMATDDMWMNNTTQSQAAYIRMAHYQNPNQDDLLKNYWQYRYKAILRSNVVLDRMPQSPITNENLRARVIAEARFLRAFQYFELVKNFGGVPLVTEMLMPEEIQGVTRNTLEECYAFIEEDLRAAAEVLPARSAYAAADLGRATRDAARAYLGKVYLYQNKMAEAESILGQVIASGEYDLLDNFDKVWTIANNNSIESLFEVQYSDVTGYNLGGRLPVVTGSRDDSGWSWSGPTSDLENAFLAAGDNIRLRSTIIKHGDDVWNDASESAQNFVIDPAKHKSARINRKFYIPHAERAVPYDANRNKLNHRLLRFADVLLMYAEAANATGKDSEARTALNRVRDRVDLPAINASGNALRQAIRNERRLELALEHQRLYDIRRWDDTNGKKVIANLFGPSGSFVLYNTVTSSDPYERPNQQENSNKGTSFVENRDLLFPIPNSEIILSEGTLVQNPNF